A single region of the Stenotrophomonas sp. Marseille-Q4652 genome encodes:
- a CDS encoding prolyl oligopeptidase family serine peptidase translates to MTRLASACLLAGLASTAAFATMANAETPNDPYAWLEDVTGDKPLSWVKEQNAKAEARLAQTPQFKQMEASIREVLDSDAKIPGVYKMGGFYYNFWKDKQHERGIWRRTTLEEYRKASPKWETVLDLDALNKAEGENWVWHGADCLRPDYNRCLIALSRGGADADVTREFDLASRSWIKDGFFRPESKGGLGWIDRDTVFVYTDFGDGSMTTSGYPRIAKLWKRGTPMDSATVVYEGKAEDMYIAAIHDDTPGYERNLVSRTLAFYNNELYLRADDGTLTRIDAPNSAEKGLHKQWLSLELREPWTVGGKTYAAGSLLVTRFDEFMAGKREFEVLFAPTETTSLAGAVWTRSHVVLNILDDVKNRLVVLTPGAQGWQKGEFVGAPAFGTIGVGAVDSDESDAVWLTVTDYLTPTTLSLAQIGQHPEVLKTMPAFFNAEGKVIEQHFATSKDGTRVPYFVVHARDMKLDGKNPTLLYGYGGFEISLTPSYSGGMGRAWLEKGGVYVVANIRGGGEYGPRWHQAALKQNRHKAYEDMAAVARDLAARKITSAEHLGVQGGSNGGLLTGNMLTQYPELFGAVVVQVPLLDMKRYSHLLAGASWMAEYGNPDTSDWEFIKTFSPYHLFDAKKDYPPVLFTTSTRDDRVHPGHARKMAAKMIEAGKDVTYYENIEGGHGGAANNAQAAHMQALAYSFLWERLGGK, encoded by the coding sequence ATGACCCGACTTGCTTCTGCCTGCCTGCTGGCCGGCCTGGCGTCCACCGCTGCCTTCGCCACCATGGCCAACGCTGAAACCCCGAACGATCCGTATGCCTGGCTGGAGGACGTGACCGGCGACAAGCCGCTGTCCTGGGTCAAGGAACAGAACGCCAAGGCCGAGGCGCGCCTGGCGCAGACCCCGCAGTTCAAGCAGATGGAAGCCAGCATCCGCGAGGTGCTGGATTCGGACGCCAAGATCCCCGGCGTCTACAAGATGGGCGGGTTCTACTACAACTTCTGGAAGGACAAGCAGCACGAGCGCGGCATCTGGCGCCGCACCACGCTGGAGGAGTACCGCAAGGCCTCGCCGAAGTGGGAGACCGTGCTCGACCTGGACGCGCTGAACAAGGCCGAGGGCGAGAACTGGGTGTGGCATGGCGCCGACTGCCTGCGCCCGGACTACAACCGCTGCCTCATCGCGCTGTCGCGCGGTGGCGCCGATGCCGACGTTACCCGCGAGTTCGACCTGGCCAGCAGGAGCTGGATCAAGGACGGCTTCTTCCGTCCCGAGTCCAAGGGCGGCCTGGGTTGGATCGACCGCGACACCGTATTCGTCTACACCGATTTCGGAGATGGCTCGATGACCACCTCCGGCTATCCGCGGATCGCCAAGCTGTGGAAGCGCGGCACGCCGATGGACAGCGCCACCGTGGTCTACGAAGGCAAGGCCGAGGACATGTACATCGCGGCGATCCACGATGACACGCCGGGCTACGAGCGCAACCTGGTCAGCCGCACGCTGGCCTTCTACAACAACGAGCTGTACCTGCGCGCCGACGACGGCACGTTGACCAGGATCGATGCGCCGAACTCGGCTGAGAAGGGCCTGCACAAGCAGTGGCTGAGCCTGGAGCTGCGCGAGCCGTGGACCGTGGGCGGCAAGACCTATGCGGCCGGTTCGCTGCTGGTCACCCGCTTCGACGAGTTCATGGCCGGCAAGCGCGAGTTCGAGGTGCTGTTCGCCCCCACCGAGACCACCTCGCTGGCCGGTGCGGTGTGGACCAGGTCGCACGTCGTGCTCAACATCCTCGATGACGTCAAGAACCGCCTGGTGGTGCTGACCCCGGGTGCACAGGGCTGGCAGAAGGGCGAATTCGTCGGCGCCCCGGCGTTCGGCACCATCGGTGTCGGCGCGGTGGACAGCGACGAGTCCGACGCGGTGTGGCTGACGGTCACCGACTACCTGACCCCGACCACGCTGTCGCTGGCGCAGATCGGCCAGCATCCGGAGGTGCTCAAGACCATGCCGGCGTTCTTCAATGCCGAAGGCAAGGTGATCGAGCAGCACTTTGCCACCAGCAAGGATGGCACCCGCGTGCCGTACTTCGTGGTCCATGCCAGGGACATGAAGCTGGATGGCAAGAACCCGACCCTGCTGTACGGCTACGGTGGCTTCGAGATCTCGCTGACCCCCAGCTATTCCGGTGGCATGGGTCGCGCCTGGCTGGAGAAGGGCGGCGTGTACGTGGTCGCCAACATCCGCGGCGGTGGCGAGTACGGCCCGCGCTGGCACCAGGCCGCGCTCAAGCAGAACCGCCACAAGGCCTACGAGGACATGGCCGCCGTGGCCCGCGACCTGGCCGCGCGCAAGATCACCTCTGCCGAGCACCTGGGCGTGCAGGGCGGAAGCAACGGTGGCCTGCTCACCGGCAACATGCTGACCCAGTACCCGGAACTGTTCGGTGCGGTGGTGGTGCAGGTGCCGCTGCTGGACATGAAGCGCTACAGCCACCTGCTGGCCGGCGCCTCGTGGATGGCCGAGTACGGCAATCCGGACACCAGCGACTGGGAGTTCATCAAGACCTTCTCGCCGTATCACCTGTTCGATGCGAAGAAGGACTACCCGCCGGTGCTGTTCACCACCTCCACCCGCGATGACCGCGTGCATCCGGGCCACGCCCGCAAGATGGCGGCGAAGATGATCGAGGCCGGCAAGGACGTGACCTACTACGAGAACATCGAAGGCGGCCACGGTGGTGCAGCCAACAACGCGCAGGCAGCGCACATGCAGGCACTGGCCTACAGCTTCCTGTGGGAGCGCCTGGGCGGCAAGTAA
- a CDS encoding lipocalin family protein gives MRLTLKLAAVLLLSLPALPAMSAEPAPPAVASEGIADGPIDLHRFSGRWFVIGRVPNVIERGHVASVNDYTLRDEDKVAIRYSYRDGFDEPLEELSARASVDGESGNRLWRTWFFKVVPTRTRILEVAPDYSWALIGYPGREMAWIFAREPDMDSMLYRELATRLREQYGVNTDKLKRVPQTREQVGRLGFEVPKRK, from the coding sequence ATGCGCCTGACCCTGAAGCTCGCCGCCGTGCTGCTGTTGTCGCTCCCCGCCCTGCCGGCGATGTCGGCCGAGCCCGCCCCGCCCGCCGTGGCGAGCGAAGGCATTGCCGACGGCCCGATCGACCTGCATCGTTTCAGCGGCCGCTGGTTCGTGATCGGGCGGGTGCCCAACGTGATCGAGCGCGGCCACGTGGCCAGCGTCAACGACTACACGCTGCGCGACGAGGACAAGGTGGCGATCCGCTACAGCTACCGCGACGGCTTCGACGAGCCGCTGGAAGAGCTCAGTGCCCGCGCCAGCGTGGACGGGGAAAGCGGCAACCGCCTCTGGCGCACCTGGTTCTTCAAGGTGGTGCCGACCCGCACCCGGATCCTGGAAGTGGCCCCGGACTACTCCTGGGCACTGATCGGCTATCCGGGCCGGGAGATGGCCTGGATCTTTGCCCGCGAACCAGACATGGACAGCATGCTGTACCGCGAGCTGGCCACCCGCCTGCGCGAGCAGTACGGGGTCAACACCGACAAGCTCAAGCGCGTGCCGCAGACCCGCGAGCAGGTCGGTCGGCTGGGCTTCGAAGTGCCGAAGCGAAAGTGA
- a CDS encoding YafY family protein, translating to MDRYERINALHRLLKSARYPVTVARLQDELGCSRATVYRDLAFLRDALMAPVEGDGEAGFRYQSGESDRFELPGLWLSSEELHALLASQHLLARTGGGVLSSVLAPLQQRIESLLAAQAGVSSWPVERVRVIPHRGRKLDEASFRAVASAVLERKQLTFEYRARSTDEATRRTVSPQRITHYRDNWYLDAWDHGREAVRSFAVDRINQARLLDEPARDVADSELDEQLAASYGIFSGPPKGWATIVFSAKAARWVADEHWHSRQQGRFLPDGRYELKLPYSVSRELLMDVLHYGSDAEIVEPTSLREQAKALLSLALSNYEN from the coding sequence ATGGACCGCTATGAACGCATCAACGCACTGCATCGTCTCCTCAAGTCCGCACGCTATCCGGTGACGGTGGCACGGCTGCAGGACGAACTGGGTTGCTCACGGGCGACCGTCTACCGCGACCTCGCCTTCCTGCGCGACGCGCTGATGGCGCCGGTGGAGGGCGATGGCGAGGCGGGCTTCCGCTACCAGAGCGGGGAAAGTGACCGCTTTGAACTGCCCGGGCTGTGGCTGAGCTCGGAGGAGCTGCACGCGTTGTTGGCCTCCCAGCACCTGCTGGCCCGCACCGGCGGCGGCGTGCTGTCCTCGGTGCTGGCGCCACTGCAGCAGCGCATCGAGTCACTGCTTGCCGCCCAGGCCGGCGTGTCCTCATGGCCGGTGGAGCGGGTCCGGGTGATCCCGCACCGCGGGCGCAAGCTCGATGAGGCCAGCTTCCGTGCGGTGGCCTCGGCGGTGCTCGAGCGCAAGCAGCTGACCTTCGAATACCGGGCTCGCTCGACTGACGAGGCGACCAGGCGCACCGTCTCTCCGCAACGCATCACCCACTACCGCGACAACTGGTACCTGGATGCCTGGGACCACGGCCGCGAGGCGGTGCGCAGTTTCGCGGTGGACCGCATCAACCAGGCGCGCCTGCTCGACGAGCCGGCCCGCGACGTGGCCGACAGCGAGCTGGACGAGCAGCTGGCTGCCAGCTACGGCATCTTCTCCGGCCCGCCCAAGGGCTGGGCGACGATCGTGTTCAGTGCCAAGGCCGCGCGCTGGGTGGCTGACGAACACTGGCATTCCAGGCAGCAGGGCCGCTTCCTGCCCGACGGCCGCTACGAGCTCAAGCTGCCCTACAGCGTCTCGCGCGAGCTGCTGATGGACGTGCTGCACTACGGTTCGGATGCGGAGATCGTCGAGCCGACCTCGCTGCGCGAGCAGGCCAAGGCGCTGTTGTCGCTGGCATTGAGCAACTACGAGAATTGA
- a CDS encoding DUF481 domain-containing protein: MAWAQESTDPAAMSSPWSGSGGELGFASAHGNSSTESFNGRLRLRYADGDWIHSGDLFGLRSSAEYTETADDGTTTRSRQTTANRYTVSAGSALQLGEHRQLTATVRHESDDFATYDRQSSFGLGYGTRLIDTERLNLDAQIGPGVRRTHEAETDETRTGLIGRGLFDLKFSMTENTDLVNTLLIESGSYNTFAQNDFGVSVNMNAHFALKAGWQARHNSDVTDDRRKTDTLTTMNVVYTFK; encoded by the coding sequence ATGGCCTGGGCGCAGGAGTCCACCGACCCGGCCGCGATGTCCTCGCCGTGGAGTGGCAGCGGTGGCGAACTGGGCTTTGCCTCGGCCCACGGCAACAGCAGCACCGAGAGCTTCAACGGCCGCCTGCGCCTGCGCTATGCCGATGGCGACTGGATCCACAGCGGCGACCTGTTCGGCCTGCGCTCCAGCGCCGAGTACACCGAGACCGCCGATGACGGCACCACCACGCGCAGTCGCCAGACCACGGCCAACCGCTACACCGTCAGCGCCGGCAGCGCGCTGCAGCTGGGCGAGCACCGCCAGCTGACCGCGACCGTGCGCCATGAAAGCGACGACTTCGCCACCTATGACCGCCAGTCCAGCTTCGGTCTGGGTTACGGCACGCGGCTGATCGACACCGAGCGCCTGAACCTGGACGCGCAGATCGGCCCCGGTGTGCGCCGCACCCACGAGGCGGAGACCGACGAGACCCGCACCGGCCTGATCGGCCGCGGGCTGTTCGACCTCAAGTTCTCGATGACCGAGAACACCGACCTGGTCAACACGCTGCTGATCGAATCCGGCTCGTACAACACCTTCGCGCAGAACGACTTCGGCGTTTCGGTGAACATGAACGCCCATTTCGCGCTCAAGGCCGGCTGGCAGGCCCGCCACAACAGCGACGTCACCGACGACCGCCGCAAGACCGACACCCTGACCACGATGAACGTGGTCTACACCTTCAAGTAA
- the hemC gene encoding hydroxymethylbilane synthase produces the protein MDTVRIATRKSPLALWQSEHVAERLRQAHPGLEVVLVPMSTRGDEVLDRSLAAIGGKGLFLKELELAMLRGEADCAVHSLKDVPMELDEPFSLPAILTRADPADAWVSNLYASIDALPPGARVGTSSLRRQAQLRARRPDLALLDLRGNVNTRLAKLDAGGYDAIVLACAGLQRLGFDERINARLTPPEWLPAPAQAAVAVECRGDDERAQALFAALDDAPTRRCVEAERAMNRALHGSCHVPVAAFAQEEGGQLWLQGLVGSAADGRIVRAEARGPATDPDALGRQVAGLLLDAGAGELLAQA, from the coding sequence ATGGATACCGTGCGAATCGCCACCCGGAAGAGCCCGCTTGCCCTGTGGCAGAGCGAACATGTCGCCGAACGCCTGCGCCAGGCCCACCCGGGGCTGGAGGTGGTGCTGGTGCCGATGAGCACCCGGGGCGACGAGGTGCTGGACCGCTCGCTGGCGGCCATCGGCGGCAAGGGCCTGTTCCTGAAGGAACTGGAGCTGGCGATGCTGCGGGGTGAGGCGGACTGCGCGGTGCATTCGCTCAAGGACGTGCCGATGGAGCTGGACGAGCCGTTCTCGCTGCCCGCGATCCTGACCCGCGCCGATCCGGCCGATGCCTGGGTGTCGAACCTGTATGCCTCGATCGACGCGCTGCCGCCCGGTGCGCGCGTGGGCACCTCCTCGCTGCGCCGCCAGGCACAACTGCGCGCGCGTCGCCCGGACCTGGCGCTGCTGGACCTGCGCGGCAACGTCAACACGCGCCTGGCCAAGCTCGATGCCGGTGGCTACGACGCGATCGTCCTGGCCTGTGCCGGGCTGCAGCGGCTGGGCTTCGACGAGCGCATCAATGCGCGCCTGACCCCACCGGAATGGCTGCCGGCACCCGCGCAGGCCGCGGTGGCGGTGGAATGCCGCGGCGACGATGAACGGGCGCAGGCGCTGTTCGCCGCGCTGGACGATGCGCCGACGCGCCGCTGCGTGGAAGCCGAGCGGGCCATGAACCGCGCGCTGCATGGCAGTTGCCATGTGCCGGTGGCGGCCTTCGCGCAGGAGGAGGGCGGTCAGCTGTGGCTGCAGGGCCTGGTCGGCAGTGCGGCTGATGGCCGGATAGTGCGCGCCGAAGCGCGTGGCCCGGCCACGGATCCCGACGCGCTGGGCCGGCAGGTCGCCGGCCTGTTGCTCGATGCCGGCGCCGGCGAGCTGCTGGCGCAGGCCTGA
- a CDS encoding LytTR family DNA-binding domain-containing protein, with translation MCNHAAVERGIQLKVVIADDEPLARERLRSLLQAHGGVEIVAEAANGAETLHACAEHHPDVVLLDIAMPGIDGLEAARHLAGFEPRPAVVFCTAYDAHALSAFEAAAIDYLMKPVRPERLAAALERARTFVAGRGGAQAAMPSRARTLLCARLRGSLRLIPVEDIHYLQAEEKYVVVHHARGEDLIEESLKSLEEEFPSRFIRIHRNCLVARQQLVELRRNGGGQVQAVLRDGKQPLEVSRRCVASLKQELRQL, from the coding sequence ATGTGCAATCACGCTGCCGTTGAACGAGGTATCCAGTTGAAGGTGGTGATCGCCGACGACGAGCCGCTGGCACGCGAACGCTTGCGCTCGCTGCTGCAGGCGCATGGCGGGGTGGAGATCGTGGCCGAGGCGGCCAACGGTGCCGAGACCCTGCACGCCTGTGCCGAGCACCACCCGGACGTGGTGCTGCTGGATATCGCCATGCCCGGCATCGATGGCCTGGAAGCGGCCCGTCACCTGGCGGGCTTCGAACCGCGTCCCGCGGTGGTGTTCTGCACCGCCTACGACGCCCACGCGCTGTCGGCCTTCGAGGCCGCGGCCATAGACTACCTGATGAAGCCGGTGCGCCCGGAGCGGCTGGCGGCGGCGCTGGAGCGTGCGCGCACCTTCGTCGCCGGCCGTGGCGGCGCGCAGGCAGCGATGCCGTCGCGGGCACGTACGCTGCTGTGCGCGCGCCTGCGCGGCAGCCTGCGCCTGATTCCGGTCGAGGACATCCACTACCTGCAGGCGGAGGAAAAGTACGTGGTGGTCCACCACGCGCGCGGCGAGGACCTGATCGAGGAATCGCTCAAGTCGCTGGAGGAGGAATTCCCCTCGCGCTTCATCCGCATCCACCGCAATTGCCTGGTCGCGCGCCAGCAACTGGTGGAACTGCGCCGCAATGGCGGCGGCCAGGTGCAGGCGGTGCTGCGCGATGGCAAGCAGCCGCTGGAAGTGAGCCGCCGCTGCGTGGCCAGCCTGAAGCAGGAATTGCGGCAACTGTGA
- a CDS encoding histidine kinase, which yields MSDPRGEVWLPDLCRMHRVAAMLGMAELVVVVLALAPSAAAGWTLAQFLYASGLALWTALAVTGALCVSRRTLSDLPQALGSVAAVSLAGVIAWVCAGIVHGLYSVMGEMPGGIAPAGFWRFSLGCAAMVALISALALRHFYVSDRWSAQVLAHAQAQADALQARIRPHFLFNSMNLIAGLVRRDADVAERAVLDLSDLFRAALVAGETSSTLRGEIELAQRYLSIESLRLGERLHVEWQLDESVPWTLPMPQLVLQPLVENAVLHGISKLPEGGVIELSVHREAGALRLLIRNPAPEPGTAHLPLGNGAGHACRNIAHRLGYRFGPAARMTGGWSDGYYECAITLPLNEVSS from the coding sequence ATGAGCGATCCGCGCGGGGAAGTCTGGCTGCCGGACCTGTGCCGGATGCACCGGGTCGCGGCCATGCTGGGCATGGCCGAACTGGTCGTGGTCGTCCTTGCGCTGGCACCTTCGGCCGCGGCCGGATGGACCCTTGCGCAGTTCCTGTACGCCAGCGGCCTGGCGCTGTGGACGGCGCTGGCGGTGACTGGCGCGCTTTGTGTTTCGCGGCGCACGCTTTCGGACTTGCCGCAGGCGCTCGGTTCGGTCGCGGCGGTCTCGCTGGCCGGGGTGATCGCGTGGGTCTGCGCCGGCATCGTGCACGGGCTGTACTCGGTGATGGGCGAGATGCCCGGGGGCATCGCGCCCGCCGGGTTCTGGCGCTTCAGCCTGGGCTGCGCGGCAATGGTGGCCCTGATCAGCGCGCTGGCGCTGCGCCATTTCTACGTCAGCGATCGCTGGAGTGCGCAGGTGCTGGCCCATGCCCAGGCCCAGGCCGATGCCTTGCAGGCGCGCATTCGCCCGCATTTCCTGTTCAACAGCATGAACCTCATCGCCGGGCTGGTCCGGCGCGACGCCGACGTGGCAGAGCGCGCAGTGCTCGACCTGTCCGATCTGTTCCGCGCGGCGCTGGTCGCGGGCGAGACCAGTTCCACCCTGCGCGGCGAGATCGAGCTGGCCCAGCGCTATCTCTCGATCGAGTCGCTGCGGCTGGGTGAGCGCCTGCACGTGGAGTGGCAGCTGGACGAGAGTGTACCTTGGACCTTGCCGATGCCGCAGCTGGTACTGCAGCCGCTGGTCGAGAACGCGGTGCTGCACGGCATCTCCAAACTCCCCGAAGGCGGAGTCATCGAGCTTTCCGTGCATCGCGAAGCCGGGGCGCTGCGGCTCCTGATCCGCAATCCGGCCCCGGAACCGGGAACCGCGCACCTGCCGCTGGGCAACGGCGCCGGCCACGCGTGTCGCAACATCGCCCACCGGCTGGGCTACCGCTTCGGACCAGCGGCGCGGATGACGGGTGGATGGAGCGATGGCTACTATGAATGTGCAATCACGCTGCCGTTGAACGAGGTATCCAGTTGA
- a CDS encoding alpha/beta hydrolase, with translation MMLETLERETGTNPAWSIIWLHGLGADGHDFAPIVPELVRPHWPALRFVFPRAPVRRVTINNGVPMRAWYDILSLDFRSRADAAGVADSVAQVEALIAREQERGMAPERILLAGFSQGGAITLAAGLARNQPLGGLVALSTYIPDPDAARASLTGAAAAQPVFMAHGSSDPVIPVQIGEHSAQLLQQLGLAVEWHRYPMAHQVCAEEISDLGHWLEQRFAGS, from the coding sequence TTGATGCTGGAAACACTGGAGCGTGAAACCGGGACCAACCCGGCATGGTCGATCATCTGGCTGCATGGCCTGGGCGCGGACGGACATGACTTTGCCCCCATCGTTCCGGAGCTGGTGCGCCCGCACTGGCCGGCGCTGCGCTTTGTCTTCCCGCGCGCCCCGGTACGCCGGGTCACGATCAACAACGGCGTGCCGATGCGCGCCTGGTACGACATCCTCAGCCTGGATTTCCGCTCGCGTGCCGATGCAGCCGGCGTGGCCGACTCGGTGGCGCAGGTCGAAGCGCTGATCGCACGTGAGCAGGAGCGCGGCATGGCGCCCGAACGCATCCTGCTGGCTGGTTTCTCCCAGGGCGGCGCGATCACCCTGGCCGCCGGTCTCGCGCGCAACCAGCCGCTGGGTGGCCTGGTCGCGCTGTCCACCTACATCCCGGATCCCGATGCAGCCCGCGCCAGCCTCACCGGGGCGGCCGCCGCGCAGCCAGTGTTCATGGCCCACGGCAGCAGCGATCCGGTGATCCCGGTACAGATCGGCGAACACAGCGCGCAACTGCTGCAGCAGCTTGGGCTGGCCGTGGAGTGGCATCGCTACCCGATGGCCCACCAGGTCTGCGCCGAGGAAATTTCCGACCTTGGCCACTGGCTTGAACAGCGCTTCGCAGGAAGCTGA